From Nitrospira sp., the proteins below share one genomic window:
- a CDS encoding glycosyltransferase yields MVSVSSTGENNVRRSEAASGLTAGEGRRVLVITYNWPPDTSIGGVRPVKFVAALKAYGWEPIILTVKERYYEQIDANLDDSDAGLVVIRTRCLPNLPRLYVAARSFFAKVFGGAMGAPPAQGVKAQDVTARGPGRTLRRVLLSVLYTPDEHIGWLPFGLLQAVNAVRLYHVSCVISTGPPFTAHIVALLARVLSRVVWIADFRDPWAMSETRPSEYTSGLSTWMNKRLERAVLHCADRVVCVTSFMTHWYRTHYPELPSSHWETITNGFSAAEFEAVAEIPLSAKFRISYLGSIEYERTPELLFQAVRDLCVEGLMKSEDVEIRLVGKCHEVRGRPIAELIATYGLSDIVTVSRAVPRHEALSEMRQAHVLLLLATNQKLQIPGKAYEYIGASRRILSITEQDGATAEVIQSVGGAVVAQGDIREMKRVLETWYGEYRCGLDRQAKPFELGGVAAEFEWSRLGDRYAQVMRSVCQ; encoded by the coding sequence ATGGTTTCAGTATCTTCCACTGGAGAGAATAACGTGAGACGCAGTGAGGCAGCCTCTGGCTTGACGGCAGGGGAAGGACGTCGTGTGCTCGTAATTACTTACAACTGGCCACCTGACACCTCTATCGGAGGAGTCAGGCCGGTCAAATTTGTGGCAGCGCTCAAAGCGTACGGGTGGGAGCCTATTATACTTACCGTCAAGGAACGCTATTACGAACAGATTGATGCGAACCTGGACGATTCAGATGCTGGCCTCGTGGTGATCAGGACTCGATGTCTGCCCAATCTTCCCCGCTTGTATGTCGCGGCGAGATCGTTTTTTGCGAAGGTTTTTGGTGGGGCAATGGGGGCACCCCCAGCTCAAGGCGTGAAGGCGCAGGACGTAACCGCTCGAGGACCGGGGAGGACATTGAGGCGTGTTCTGTTGTCTGTTCTGTATACACCTGATGAACATATAGGATGGTTGCCATTTGGATTGCTACAGGCAGTAAACGCTGTCAGGTTATATCATGTGTCTTGTGTGATCTCGACAGGGCCTCCCTTCACCGCACATATCGTGGCCTTGTTAGCTCGTGTCTTGTCGCGGGTTGTGTGGATCGCAGACTTCAGAGATCCTTGGGCCATGTCAGAGACACGTCCGTCTGAGTATACGAGTGGACTTTCAACCTGGATGAATAAACGGCTCGAACGAGCCGTGCTTCATTGCGCGGATCGTGTTGTCTGCGTGACTTCGTTTATGACGCACTGGTATCGGACCCATTATCCAGAGTTGCCGAGTAGTCATTGGGAGACAATTACGAATGGATTCAGTGCCGCTGAATTTGAAGCCGTTGCCGAGATTCCGTTATCAGCGAAGTTTAGGATCAGTTACCTTGGGAGCATTGAATACGAGAGGACTCCAGAACTTTTGTTCCAAGCAGTACGGGATCTTTGTGTGGAAGGTCTGATGAAGTCAGAGGATGTTGAGATCAGACTGGTTGGGAAATGCCATGAAGTGCGTGGCCGCCCCATAGCGGAGTTGATTGCCACGTATGGGCTTAGTGATATCGTTACTGTATCTCGTGCGGTCCCTCGGCATGAGGCGCTCAGCGAGATGCGTCAGGCTCATGTGCTTCTCTTATTAGCCACGAATCAAAAGCTTCAAATTCCCGGGAAAGCGTATGAATATATTGGGGCAAGCCGTAGAATTTTGTCCATCACCGAACAGGATGGGGCGACGGCTGAAGTGATTCAGAGCGTCGGAGGTGCGGTAGTTGCTCAAGGCGATATCAGAGAAATGAAGAGGGTGTTGGAAACATGGTATGGCGAATATCGCTGCGGGCTGGATAGGCAGGCGAAGCCTTTCGAATTAGGAGGAGTGGCTGCTGAATTTGAATGGAGTCGCTTGGGGGATAGGTATGCGCAGGTTATGAGATCGGTTTGTCAATAG
- a CDS encoding O-antigen ligase family protein, with protein sequence MASLIHQVRHVPAGLASSIQALDAQVEKETKFAFQCFVWFGVIVFIAPQAFVPALSALGIGKIVMFLALFSYVKFAFSQGHLSFAEGSELKIVAWLLLLSLLSVGFSRWPGGSLQFFMDYAWKAGVVFFLTANLLTSRERAQKFCWMFVFFAAVNSLIGLQNWRTGNMISGAANRIEGGFAPLAMNPNDLGLLLDMCLPLAWYAYVTATTKATRYMAGLTLIAASVTVVITFSRGAFLGLLVVAGLLVWKIAKGKRMQVLLLISVLLPVVLVVLPAGYSDRMLSIVQSDLDETGSREHRIKLMKAGVASMVEHPLGVGLGMNILTAADSGAGWNVIHNAYLQVGVELGIVGFILYILLISKTYQGLTAIERSPVRNIANLAFAIRLSLIAYMVGAFFGPVAYNFYFFYPGGMAVALKSLVKRAPHLMDAKKAEAI encoded by the coding sequence ATGGCTTCATTAATCCATCAGGTGCGACATGTTCCGGCCGGACTCGCCTCGTCGATTCAGGCTCTGGATGCACAGGTCGAGAAAGAAACAAAGTTCGCGTTCCAGTGCTTCGTCTGGTTTGGGGTGATCGTATTTATTGCTCCACAAGCCTTCGTCCCAGCCTTGTCGGCATTAGGGATTGGAAAGATAGTGATGTTCTTGGCCCTATTCTCATATGTCAAGTTCGCGTTCTCCCAAGGCCATCTGAGCTTTGCGGAGGGGAGTGAGCTAAAGATCGTAGCCTGGCTTCTTTTACTCTCTCTCCTCTCCGTTGGTTTTTCGCGGTGGCCCGGTGGCAGTCTGCAATTCTTTATGGATTATGCTTGGAAGGCGGGCGTAGTATTTTTTCTAACCGCGAATCTGCTGACTTCTAGAGAACGGGCGCAAAAGTTCTGCTGGATGTTCGTGTTCTTTGCCGCAGTGAATTCGTTGATCGGTCTTCAAAATTGGCGCACCGGCAATATGATTTCGGGCGCTGCTAATCGTATTGAAGGTGGGTTTGCACCACTTGCAATGAACCCCAACGACTTGGGGTTACTGTTAGATATGTGTCTTCCACTTGCGTGGTATGCCTATGTGACTGCTACCACTAAGGCGACACGGTACATGGCCGGGCTGACACTTATCGCTGCCTCGGTGACCGTCGTCATTACATTTTCGCGAGGAGCTTTTTTAGGCTTGCTTGTCGTTGCAGGTTTGCTTGTTTGGAAGATCGCGAAAGGCAAGCGGATGCAAGTCCTGCTGCTCATTTCTGTGCTGCTGCCAGTGGTGTTGGTTGTTCTTCCGGCGGGCTACTCTGATCGTATGCTATCGATTGTTCAAAGTGACTTGGATGAAACCGGGTCACGAGAACATCGTATTAAGTTAATGAAGGCAGGCGTGGCGTCCATGGTGGAGCACCCACTGGGGGTAGGCCTCGGTATGAATATCCTGACTGCGGCGGATTCCGGAGCAGGCTGGAATGTGATTCACAATGCTTATCTTCAGGTTGGTGTGGAGTTGGGAATAGTGGGGTTCATTCTTTACATTCTTCTTATATCGAAGACTTATCAAGGGCTGACGGCCATTGAACGCTCGCCCGTTCGTAATATAGCCAATTTAGCTTTTGCCATTCGACTGAGTCTCATCGCCTATATGGTTGGCGCATTTTTTGGCCCGGTTGCCTATAATTTTTATTTCTTCTATCCAGGAGGGATGGCTGTTGCACTGAAAAGTTTGGTGAAACGAGCCCCTCATTTAATGGACGCAAAGAAAGCAGAGGCAATATGA
- a CDS encoding glycosyltransferase family 2 protein translates to MNLGHFEMVCQVLLLGSLLVVLYAYAGYPLVLWAWSVLPRRRVCCAPATPSVSIVIAAWNEAPRLAARIENCLKQEYPVECLEVVVVSDGSSDDTESVVRRYAPGVVRLVTLATRQGKAVALNEGVARAGGDIIVFADARQQFSSTTVASLAENFSDPSVGAVSGELILESDPESSGAEGVGVYWKLEKWIRRKESEHGSMVGVTGAIYAIRRALFSPLPPGTILDDLLIPMRIAMMGYRVVFEDRAKAYDRVSRKYRDEFARKVRTLAGNYQAMALCPDLLNPWRNPLWFQFMSHKVCRLAAPFMLILLLVTSAVLAAEFPYALVFLAQVAVYSTAFIGWGLIKVGVRERWTSAAYTFCLLNYAALVGAIRFARRDPALWGKTS, encoded by the coding sequence ATGAATTTGGGCCATTTTGAGATGGTGTGTCAGGTGCTGCTATTGGGCTCTCTCCTTGTAGTCCTGTATGCCTATGCGGGATATCCGCTCGTACTCTGGGCCTGGAGCGTGTTGCCACGGCGAAGGGTGTGTTGTGCGCCGGCTACCCCATCGGTCTCCATCGTCATCGCGGCGTGGAATGAGGCGCCGCGTCTTGCGGCGAGAATTGAGAATTGCCTTAAACAGGAATATCCTGTTGAATGTCTGGAAGTTGTTGTAGTCTCGGATGGGTCGTCCGATGACACGGAGTCAGTTGTCCGCCGGTATGCACCCGGTGTCGTCCGCCTGGTGACGCTTGCCACTCGGCAGGGGAAGGCGGTCGCGTTGAACGAAGGGGTTGCGCGAGCTGGTGGGGATATTATCGTTTTCGCGGATGCCAGGCAGCAGTTTAGTTCTACAACTGTTGCCAGTCTGGCAGAGAACTTTTCAGATCCTTCGGTTGGAGCCGTAAGCGGCGAGCTGATTCTTGAGTCAGATCCAGAGAGTTCAGGTGCGGAAGGTGTGGGTGTATATTGGAAACTCGAAAAATGGATTAGGCGCAAAGAGTCTGAACATGGCTCGATGGTTGGTGTGACGGGCGCCATTTATGCCATCAGGCGAGCGCTGTTTTCCCCTCTTCCCCCCGGTACGATTCTCGACGACCTTTTGATTCCGATGCGGATTGCCATGATGGGATATCGCGTCGTTTTTGAAGACCGGGCAAAGGCGTACGACCGAGTCAGTCGTAAGTATCGAGATGAGTTTGCCCGAAAAGTGCGGACGCTTGCCGGCAACTATCAAGCGATGGCGTTGTGTCCGGATCTTCTGAATCCGTGGCGGAATCCGCTGTGGTTTCAATTCATGTCGCACAAGGTGTGTCGATTGGCCGCGCCGTTCATGTTGATTCTGCTGCTTGTCACGAGTGCTGTCCTGGCAGCGGAATTTCCCTATGCCCTCGTGTTTCTTGCCCAAGTTGCTGTCTATTCCACCGCATTCATCGGATGGGGCCTCATCAAGGTGGGGGTGCGTGAACGATGGACCTCGGCGGCGTATACATTTTGTCTTCTTAATTATGCTGCGCTTGTTGGGGCGATTCGATTTGCCAGGCGTGATCCGGCGTTATGGGGAAAAACTTCGTAG
- a CDS encoding TIGR03013 family PEP-CTERM/XrtA system glycosyltransferase, with the protein MKTVEFERNKFQEEPMLAPSLFPGQARGLWRMPGLKKRILILGTGQLAVDLCQVITSRNRWLVEIVGFLGGKTQRVETRLVNPGIVGTYDQLSEVVEQHRVDTIVVCLEDRRSVLPVQALLDSKAMGLEVLDGHHLFEEASGRLSIDSLRPSALIFSTGFRRRLPSLVSKRLLDVVASAVGLVVLTPLFILLAAVIRLDSPGPVFYRQVRVGLRGRPYMIWKFRSMRQDAEKSGPRWAQANDPRISRVGWWLRKTRLDELPQLINVLKGDMSLVGPRPERPVFVQDLRVNIPYYDIRHTVRPGVTGWAQVKFRYGASQEDSHTKLQYDLYYVKNLSLLLDLKILMHTIRVVMLGEGAQ; encoded by the coding sequence ATGAAGACAGTGGAATTCGAGCGTAACAAGTTTCAAGAGGAACCGATGCTGGCGCCGAGTCTCTTCCCCGGCCAAGCGAGGGGCTTATGGCGTATGCCAGGTCTCAAGAAACGGATCCTTATTCTTGGGACGGGGCAACTCGCTGTGGATTTATGCCAGGTCATCACATCGAGAAATCGGTGGCTGGTTGAAATCGTCGGATTTCTTGGCGGGAAAACTCAACGAGTAGAGACACGGCTGGTCAACCCAGGTATTGTTGGTACGTATGATCAATTGTCAGAAGTAGTTGAACAGCATCGGGTAGATACTATTGTCGTATGTCTGGAGGATCGCCGTTCGGTGCTGCCGGTTCAAGCGCTGCTTGATTCTAAGGCGATGGGCTTAGAGGTTCTTGACGGCCATCACTTGTTTGAGGAGGCATCAGGGCGTCTCTCGATTGATTCGCTCCGTCCCAGCGCACTAATCTTCTCAACTGGATTTCGCCGAAGGCTGCCATCATTGGTGAGCAAGAGGCTTCTGGATGTAGTGGCGTCGGCGGTGGGGCTTGTGGTGTTGACCCCTTTGTTTATCCTTCTTGCGGCCGTTATTCGATTGGATTCACCGGGCCCGGTATTTTACCGCCAGGTTCGAGTCGGGCTACGCGGTCGGCCCTATATGATTTGGAAGTTTCGCTCGATGAGGCAAGATGCCGAGAAGTCCGGCCCTCGATGGGCCCAGGCCAACGACCCTCGTATCTCGCGTGTCGGATGGTGGTTGCGGAAGACTCGTCTCGATGAGCTGCCTCAATTAATAAACGTGCTCAAGGGGGATATGAGCCTTGTCGGGCCGCGTCCAGAGCGGCCCGTATTTGTGCAGGATTTGCGCGTGAATATTCCCTACTACGATATCCGCCATACGGTCAGGCCTGGTGTGACAGGTTGGGCTCAAGTGAAGTTTCGCTATGGGGCTTCGCAGGAGGATTCCCATACGAAGCTGCAATATGATTTGTATTACGTGAAGAATCTTTCTCTTCTGCTAGACCTGAAAATTCTGATGCATACGATTCGAGTCGTGATGCTCGGGGAAGGGGCGCAGTGA
- a CDS encoding carbamoyltransferase yields the protein MYILGISAFYHDSAACLVRDGEIVAAAQEERFTRKKHDPGFPRRAVEYCLSQAGIGIKDLKYIVFYDKPLIHFERLLETYVSFAPQGIQSFLAAMPVWLKEKLFLHNLLKKEVLACSNGLDKSELPEFLFGEHHESHAASAFFASPYQRAGVLCMDGVGEWATTSAWLGEGNTLTPLWDIPFPHSLGLLYSAFTYYTGFKVNSGEYKVMGLAPYGEPKYVKAIYEHLIDLKPDGTFRMNMEYFNYCTGLTMTSRKFDAVFGGPPRKPESKFGQREMDLARSIQEVTEEVMLRLSRTMHRETGVDYLCLAGGVALNCVGNGRVLREGPFKGIWIQPAAGDAGGAVGAALSAWHQYENKPRGADNIHDRMKGSYLGPAFSNEDVEARLKTIGAVYCRLDEKDLYGRVADELAAGKVVGWHQGRMEFGPRSLGGRSILGDARNTKMQSVLNLKIKYRESFRPFAPSVLRERVSDYFQMDCDSPYMLLVAPVLEKRRLPFDPGQKELWGIDLLNVPRSDIPSVTHIDYSARIQTVHEETNPRYYKLLKAFEAKTGYATCVNTSFNVRGEPIVCTPEDAYRCFMRTEMDVLVIENCVLRKEDQRPLEGDSDWKKEFELD from the coding sequence ATGTATATACTGGGCATTTCTGCGTTTTACCACGATAGTGCCGCCTGCCTGGTGCGGGATGGCGAGATTGTCGCAGCGGCACAAGAAGAACGGTTCACTCGAAAGAAGCATGATCCGGGATTCCCTCGTCGAGCGGTGGAGTATTGTCTGAGTCAAGCCGGCATTGGCATCAAGGATCTAAAGTACATAGTTTTTTACGATAAACCACTCATTCATTTTGAGCGATTGCTGGAAACCTATGTGTCGTTTGCTCCTCAAGGAATTCAATCGTTCCTGGCTGCAATGCCTGTCTGGTTGAAAGAGAAGCTCTTTTTGCACAACTTGCTTAAAAAGGAAGTGTTAGCCTGTTCGAATGGCCTCGATAAATCCGAACTGCCGGAATTCCTCTTCGGCGAACACCACGAATCCCATGCCGCGTCAGCATTTTTTGCCTCACCCTATCAACGGGCCGGGGTGTTGTGTATGGATGGAGTAGGGGAGTGGGCGACCACCTCGGCATGGCTGGGGGAGGGAAATACGTTGACCCCGCTGTGGGATATTCCGTTTCCTCACTCGCTCGGTCTTCTCTATTCAGCATTCACATACTATACGGGCTTCAAAGTCAATTCCGGAGAGTACAAAGTCATGGGGCTGGCTCCATACGGAGAGCCGAAGTATGTCAAGGCTATTTATGAACATTTGATCGATCTGAAGCCGGACGGCACGTTCAGAATGAACATGGAGTATTTCAATTACTGTACCGGGTTGACTATGACAAGCCGAAAGTTTGATGCGGTGTTCGGGGGGCCACCTCGCAAGCCGGAGTCGAAGTTCGGTCAGCGGGAAATGGATTTGGCTCGATCGATTCAAGAAGTGACGGAAGAGGTCATGCTGCGACTCTCGCGGACGATGCATCGTGAAACGGGAGTGGACTATCTTTGCCTGGCGGGAGGGGTTGCGCTCAATTGTGTCGGTAATGGAAGGGTGCTTCGGGAGGGGCCGTTCAAAGGGATTTGGATTCAGCCGGCGGCTGGCGATGCCGGCGGAGCGGTGGGGGCTGCGCTGAGCGCCTGGCATCAGTATGAAAATAAACCAAGGGGCGCAGATAATATCCACGACAGAATGAAGGGGAGTTATCTGGGGCCGGCATTCAGCAATGAGGATGTTGAAGCTCGGCTCAAGACCATTGGGGCGGTCTATTGTCGGCTTGATGAGAAGGATTTGTATGGCCGGGTAGCTGATGAGCTGGCAGCGGGAAAGGTCGTGGGGTGGCATCAGGGGCGTATGGAGTTTGGGCCGAGATCTCTTGGCGGACGCAGTATTTTAGGGGATGCCCGGAATACAAAAATGCAGTCGGTTTTGAATCTCAAGATTAAATATCGTGAGTCGTTCAGGCCCTTTGCTCCCTCTGTTTTGAGAGAGCGTGTGTCGGACTATTTTCAGATGGACTGTGATAGTCCATACATGCTGCTGGTGGCTCCGGTCCTTGAAAAGCGACGGCTTCCATTCGATCCAGGCCAGAAAGAACTATGGGGAATCGATTTGCTCAATGTGCCGCGGTCGGATATCCCATCCGTTACGCACATCGATTACTCTGCCAGAATTCAGACGGTTCATGAGGAGACGAATCCCCGGTATTACAAGTTGCTCAAGGCTTTTGAGGCGAAGACGGGGTACGCCACCTGCGTCAATACATCATTCAATGTGCGCGGTGAGCCCATTGTGTGTACGCCGGAAGATGCCTATCGCTGTTTCATGAGGACAGAAATGGATGTTCTGGTGATCGAGAATTGCGTGTTAAGGAAAGAGGATCAGAGACCTCTTGAAGGCGATTCTGATTGGAAAAAAGAATTTGAGCTCGATTAG
- a CDS encoding lipopolysaccharide biosynthesis protein, whose product MTKPGKIVLAEQQPGKASARVSRELDRSLVHGMAWTGVMKWSGQLLTWVATILVARILTPDDYGIMAMAMAFIGIVGMISEFGVGSAVLNFRDLESDQVSQLNGISLMLGLGGFILSCLAAVPLSWFFKSDELTVVVIVLASGFIPLGMKGVPYALLQKEMRFKFLALVEGLQMLVQASSVVGFALLDFSYWALVLGSLVGTTMGAACLVGARPHGFSIPRFNQLREVLAYSWDVVGARILWYLYKVSDAFIVGRVLGQAALGAYSFGFALANMAVEKVSGMSYQVTTSLFGAVQHDHAALRRYLLILTEGFAVVSFPITIGLALVAEELVRVVFGEKWLPMTAPLQILALSASYRSISSIPGQVLFATKDSRPSLWNNALCAAIFPPACLVASHWGTVGIAMVWALIHPPLNYRLSAYVFRAIGLAHGQYWRSLIPAAVASLAMTLTVIGVKYGMPSDWPLPVRLGTEVCLGGISYILMAFLFYRAHLQKFIALVRSQRQG is encoded by the coding sequence ATGACCAAACCAGGGAAAATCGTATTGGCCGAGCAGCAGCCCGGGAAGGCAAGCGCGCGTGTTTCCCGAGAGCTGGATCGTTCGTTAGTTCACGGTATGGCGTGGACAGGCGTCATGAAGTGGTCGGGGCAACTCCTGACATGGGTGGCAACTATCTTGGTGGCCAGAATCCTCACGCCGGACGACTACGGTATCATGGCTATGGCGATGGCGTTTATTGGCATTGTTGGAATGATCTCAGAGTTCGGTGTGGGCAGTGCCGTTCTTAATTTCAGAGACCTTGAGTCAGACCAAGTGTCTCAGCTTAACGGCATTTCCCTCATGCTTGGGCTCGGAGGGTTTATCCTCTCGTGCCTTGCCGCGGTGCCGCTAAGCTGGTTTTTCAAATCAGATGAACTGACCGTAGTCGTTATTGTGTTGGCATCAGGATTTATTCCGCTTGGGATGAAAGGGGTGCCTTACGCCCTGCTTCAGAAAGAAATGCGATTCAAATTCTTGGCACTGGTAGAGGGGCTTCAGATGCTGGTCCAAGCCAGCAGTGTCGTGGGATTTGCCCTCCTTGACTTCTCATACTGGGCACTCGTCTTGGGAAGTCTTGTTGGAACAACGATGGGGGCAGCCTGTCTAGTTGGTGCCAGACCGCATGGGTTTTCGATCCCGCGGTTCAATCAACTCCGCGAAGTTCTTGCGTATAGTTGGGATGTGGTGGGGGCGCGAATACTCTGGTACCTGTATAAGGTCTCTGACGCTTTTATTGTCGGGCGGGTGCTGGGCCAGGCAGCGTTAGGCGCCTACTCGTTCGGTTTTGCGTTGGCGAATATGGCGGTTGAAAAAGTGTCCGGCATGTCTTATCAGGTCACCACGTCGCTGTTTGGGGCGGTCCAGCATGATCATGCGGCTCTTCGACGCTATTTGCTTATTTTGACGGAAGGTTTCGCGGTTGTATCGTTTCCGATCACGATCGGACTTGCGCTCGTAGCGGAGGAGTTAGTCAGAGTGGTGTTCGGCGAAAAGTGGCTTCCCATGACGGCTCCCTTGCAGATTCTTGCTCTCTCGGCCTCCTACCGATCGATCTCCAGCATTCCAGGGCAAGTGCTGTTTGCTACTAAAGATTCTCGCCCAAGCTTGTGGAACAATGCGCTCTGTGCGGCCATTTTCCCTCCGGCCTGTTTAGTGGCCAGCCACTGGGGGACTGTTGGGATTGCGATGGTCTGGGCTCTTATCCATCCTCCACTCAATTATAGGCTGAGCGCATATGTCTTTCGTGCGATCGGATTGGCGCATGGTCAATATTGGCGATCGTTGATCCCGGCAGCCGTTGCCTCCCTGGCCATGACGTTGACGGTCATCGGAGTAAAATATGGCATGCCTTCTGACTGGCCATTGCCGGTTCGGCTGGGAACGGAAGTCTGTCTGGGGGGCATCAGTTATATTCTGATGGCATTCCTATTTTACCGAGCACATCTGCAAAAGTTTATTGCCTTGGTTAGAAGTCAGCGGCAAGGGTAA
- a CDS encoding DUF5989 family protein, which yields MGDFVMELWAFMKERKKFWLLPIVLVLVLLGSLIVLTQGSAVAPFIYTLF from the coding sequence ATGGGCGATTTCGTGATGGAGCTCTGGGCTTTCATGAAGGAGCGGAAGAAATTCTGGCTTCTTCCGATAGTCTTGGTGCTCGTGCTCCTCGGGAGTCTGATAGTCTTAACTCAGGGGTCAGCCGTTGCGCCATTCATTTATACCCTCTTTTAG
- a CDS encoding 4Fe-4S dicluster domain-containing protein, which yields MSTVASPPAPQLPLITIETRKEESHGSCHVHAPLNLAPTRRHKYRMIALALVHVYIAFHLIAWHVFGIEIWGKTAMMGVPSLAKGTINAASIMVLLILGSILVFGRGFCGWVCHMRGAIEFADWILRKLKIAHYEKIRNKNLLINTPHRWLLRIGALFILLLPVIILIHNAGFSPKVSPMSPPPLADLPGFEGKAFAKTAFFNIEINPTWSDFFIAFGLAVFIQFMMSVVLNLRYGHGAFCRILCPYVTIMVPLMNRSPLQSKITRVAQCTGCRDCSNACPQGIDVSREIWHFDGKVTNLECIKCYACIDACDDNVLKDTSAPGVPQTDRLKPYEKRPWQQETVRKDGLLTNARHMQVFEPLGPVADFMSLIVALVCGGVTSRFGGFWFYPGAIFSFIVFRECCLHAEKWFSAPKEKAAPTPVQS from the coding sequence ATGAGCACCGTCGCTTCGCCACCTGCTCCGCAGCTCCCGCTTATTACCATAGAGACTCGCAAGGAGGAGTCCCACGGTTCCTGTCATGTTCATGCTCCGCTGAATCTCGCTCCAACCAGGCGGCATAAGTACCGTATGATTGCGCTGGCATTGGTGCATGTGTATATCGCATTTCATCTCATTGCATGGCATGTTTTTGGGATCGAGATTTGGGGCAAGACCGCCATGATGGGGGTGCCATCTCTTGCCAAGGGGACGATCAATGCCGCCTCTATAATGGTGTTGTTAATCCTTGGGTCGATCTTGGTTTTCGGACGGGGCTTTTGCGGGTGGGTATGTCACATGCGCGGAGCGATCGAGTTCGCCGATTGGATCCTCCGCAAGTTGAAGATCGCGCACTATGAAAAGATCAGGAACAAGAATCTTCTCATCAATACTCCTCACCGCTGGCTTTTGAGAATTGGCGCCCTGTTTATACTCTTATTGCCCGTCATCATCCTGATCCACAACGCTGGATTTTCACCGAAGGTGAGCCCCATGTCGCCGCCCCCGCTCGCGGACTTGCCTGGCTTTGAGGGGAAAGCATTCGCAAAAACGGCCTTCTTCAATATCGAGATCAATCCCACCTGGTCTGATTTCTTCATCGCATTCGGCTTGGCCGTTTTTATCCAATTTATGATGAGCGTCGTGCTGAATCTTCGCTATGGGCACGGGGCGTTTTGCCGGATACTCTGCCCCTATGTGACGATTATGGTGCCTCTCATGAACAGGTCGCCTCTGCAATCAAAGATTACCCGTGTTGCGCAGTGTACGGGATGTCGTGACTGCAGTAATGCCTGCCCGCAGGGAATTGATGTCAGTCGGGAAATCTGGCATTTCGATGGCAAGGTGACCAATCTCGAATGCATTAAATGCTACGCGTGCATTGATGCTTGTGATGACAATGTCCTGAAGGATACGTCTGCGCCAGGCGTGCCGCAAACCGATAGGTTAAAGCCCTATGAGAAGCGTCCATGGCAGCAAGAGACGGTTCGCAAAGACGGGTTGCTTACCAATGCCCGACACATGCAGGTCTTTGAGCCGCTAGGTCCGGTGGCTGATTTTATGTCGCTCATTGTCGCCTTAGTGTGTGGGGGAGTTACATCCCGTTTTGGTGGATTCTGGTTTTATCCTGGCGCAATCTTTTCCTTTATTGTATTTAGGGAGTGTTGCTTGCATGCTGAGAAATGGTTTTCCGCGCCAAAGGAAAAGGCCGCACCTACACCAGTTCAATCGTAG